From Bos mutus isolate GX-2022 chromosome 5, NWIPB_WYAK_1.1, whole genome shotgun sequence, one genomic window encodes:
- the RIMKLB gene encoding beta-citrylglutamate synthase B, whose amino-acid sequence MCSSVAAKLWFLTDRRIREDYPQKEILRALKAKCCEEELDFRAVVMDELVLTVEQGNLGLRINGELITAYPQVVVVRVPTPWVQSDSDITVLRHLEKMGCRLMNRPQAILNCVNKFWTFQELAGHGVPLPDTFSYGGHENFAKMIDEAEVLEFPMVVKNTRGHRGKAVFLARDKHHLADLSHLIRHEAPYLFQKYVKESHGRDVRVIVVGGRVVGTMLRCSTDGRMQSNCSLGGVGMMCSLSEQGKQLAIQVSNILGMDVCGIDLLMKDDGSFCVCEANANVGFIAFDKACNLDVAGIIADYAASLLPSGRLTRRMSLLSVVSTASETSEPELGPPANTAVDNMSASSSSVDSDPETTERELLTKLPGGLFNMNQLLANEIKLLVE is encoded by the exons ATGTGTAGCTCTGTGGCTGCCAAGTTGTGGTTCTTGACAGATCGTCGAATCAGGGAAGATTATCCCCAAAAAGAGATCTTACGAGCGTTAAAGGCCAAATGTTGTGAGGAGGAACTGGACTTTAGGGCTGTGGTGATGGATGAGTTGGTGCTAACAGTTGAACAAGGAAACCTGG GTCTGCGTATCAATGGAGAACTAATCACTGCCTACCCGCAGGTGGTGGTAGTGAGAGTACCAACCCCTTGGGTTCAGAGTGACAGTGACATCACTGTTTTGCGCCATCTAGAGAAGATGGGATGCAGGCTGATGAACCGACCTCAAGCCATCCTGAACTGTGTTAATAAGTTCTGGACGTTTCAAGAATTGGCAGGTCATGGTGTTCCTCTGCCAGATACTTTTTCTTATG GTGGTCATGAAAATTTTGCTAAAATGATTGATGAAgcagaagtactggagttccCAATGGTAGTGAAGAATACACGTGGTCATAGAG GCAAAGCGGTTTTCTTGGCTCGAGATAAGCACCATTTGGCTGATCTAAGTCACCTTATTCGCCATGAAGCTCCATACCTGTTCCAGAAGTATGTTAAAGAATCTCATGGAAGGGATGTACGTGTCATTGTCGTGGGAGGCCGTGTGGTTGGCACCATGTTACGCTGTTCTACAGATGGGAGGATGCAAAGCAACTGCTCATTAG GTGGTGTCGGGATGATGTGCTCATTGAGTGAACAAGGGAAGCAGCTAGCTATCCAGGTGTCTAATATCCTAGGAATGGATGTGTGTGGCATTGACCTGTTGATGAAAGACGACGGCTCCTTCTGTGTCTGCGAGGCCAATGCAAATGTAGGTTTCATCGCCTTTGATAAGGCTTGTAATCTAGATGTAGCTGGTATCATTGCGGACTATGCCGCCTCCCTTCTGCCCTCTGGCCGGCTCACCCGGCGTATGTCCCTGCTCTCCGTGGTGTCCACGGCCAGTGAGACTAGTGAGCCGGAGCTGGGTCCCCCAGCCAACACTGCTGTCGACAACATGAGCGCAAGTTCCAGCTCTGTTGACAGCGACCCTGAAACCACCGAGCGAGAGCTGCTCACCAAGCTCCCAGGGGGCCTGTTCAACATGAACCAACTGCTAGCCAATGAAATCAAACTCCTGGTGGAGTGA